DNA sequence from the Parascardovia denticolens DSM 10105 = JCM 12538 genome:
TCCCTCCTTCTGGCCATCGTCATCGCCATCCCCCTGGCCATCTGGCTGTACAACAAAAAACGGGCGTCCGAAGCGATCCTGCAAGTCACCGGCATCTTCCAGACCATCCCTTCCCTCGCCCTGCTGGGCCTGCTCATCCCTCTCATGGGCATCGGCACGGTTCCAGCCGTCACCGCCCTGGTCATCTACGCCCTCTTCCCCATCGTACAAGGGACCGTCACCGGCCTGAGAGGGATCGACCCCAGTCTGGTGGAGGCCGGCGAAGCCTTCGGCATGACCCAGGGCGAGCGTCTGCGCAAATATGAGATCCCCCTGGCCATGCCGGTCATCATCGCGGGGGTGCGGACGGCGGCCATCATGATCATCGGGACGGCCACCCTGGCTTCCCTGATCGGGGCGGGAGGCCTGGGAGATTTCATCCTTTTGGGAATCGACCGCAACGACAACTCCCTCATCCTCATCGGGGCCATTTCCGCCGCTCTCTTGGCCATTCTTTTCTCCACGCTCATCCACTGGTTGGAGAAGCAATCCCTGAAGAAAATCATGGTGGCCTTCCTGGTCCTGGTCGTCGGCCTCGTCGGTTCCTACACCCCGACCTGGGCCACGGCCATCCAAGCTTCCCGCTCAGGGACCGAAACCCTAGTCATCGCAGGTAAGCTGGGGCCGGAGCCGGAGATCCTCATCAACATGTATAAACAGCTGATCGAGGCCAACAGCTCCCTTAAAGTGACCGTCAAGCCCAACTTCGGCAAGACCACCTTCCTCTACAAGGCGCTGAAACGCGGGGATATCGATATTTATCCCGAATTCAGCGGGACCATCACCGAAAGCCTGCTGAGGTCGAAGCCGGGCGCTTCCTCATCCAAGAAGTCCACCCTCCCCGACCTGGTTTATAAGCAAGCCCGGGACGGGATTTACCAGCAGGATCAGCTGATCCTGCTCAAACCTATGAAGTTCTCCGACACCTACGCTGTGGCGGTCAAGAAGACTTTCGCCAAGGAAAACGGGATCCGCGACATCTCCGACCTGGCTTCCGTGCAGGGGACGGCCACGGCCGGTTTCACGGCCGAATTCAACGACCGGGATGACGGCAACCGGGGCCTGACCTCCCTCTACGGGCTCAACCTGACCGTCAAGACCATGGACCCTTCCTTGCGCTATTCGGCCATCAACGACGGCCAAGTGCAGATTGTGGACGCCTATTCGACCGACGCCGAAATCGCCCAGTACAACCTGGTCACTCTGACCGATTCGAAGCACCTCTTCCCTCCCTACCAGGGAGCTCCTTTGATGAAGGAATCCCTGGTGAGGAAGCACCCGGAGCTGCGGACCATCCTCAACGAACTGGCCGGGAAGATCTCCGACTCCGAGATGAGCCGCATGAACTACCAGGTGAAGTTCGAGGGGAAGCCCGCCTCCACCGTGGCTCATGACTACTTGGTCAAAGAGGGGTTGCTGAAAAAGTACAAGGCAAAAGACAATAGTAAAGGCAAAGCAAAAAGGAAAAGGGGGGAAAGAAGGAAAAGTAAAGTCAAAAGGACTCGAAGCCATTGAGGACACGAAAACTGGGGCGCCTGCGAACAGACGTCCCATTTTTTCTTTGATCCTTCAGGCTAGCTTTCAGACTAGCCTCCAAGATTGCCTTACAGCATCCAGACTAGCCTTTGGGCATCCTTCAGCTAGCTCTTGCTGCCGGTCCTCTTGCCGCTCTTATCGCTCTTGCCACGCAAGGCGGTCAGGGCCAGACCCAAACCGGCGAAGCCGAACATGGCCAGGAGGATGGAGGTGACGGCCACGCCGGTGGTCGCTAGATCCTTCTCCCGGTTCCGGTCGGCCCGAGTCTCCCGCCCGGCCTGGGAGGGCTTCGCGGCCTGGGATGAAGGAGCGGGCTTGGCCGGCTGCGATGGCTGTGCGGTCCCGGACTGCGAGGAAGCGAGAACGGTCAGGGGGGGCGGAGGCCAGGACCTTGTCAGCGGAGACGGAAGCGGCCGTCACCAGGACCTGATGCTTCCCGGGGGCGGTGGTGACGGGGATGGTCACCACCCGGTCCACCTCGCCGGAGGCGTTGGACGTCACCGCGACCAACTTGACCGGAGAGGAATGCAGCCAGAGCACATAGGCGGTGTGCGGGGCCAGACCTTTGACCATCACGCGGACCTTCCAGCCAGCGCGGACCCGTACCAGGCTAAGGGTGATCACGATCTTCCCCTTACCAGGGTGGGACGGCTCGGAAGGCTTGGATGGCTCCGACGGCTTGGAAGCCGCCGCCACCTTCACCACCACCGTCACCGGCTTGCCATAGCCGGCCACGGTCCCGTTCAAGGAGAACTCTCCCCCGTCAGCGGAGGCGATGATGCCTTTCTGCTCGGCGGTCAGGGCGGGCCAGGTCACCTTTTCCATGGTGGTGCGGCCGTCGGTCCACGTGGCCTTGACGGTCTGGGGCAGGGTCAGGTGGCCCTGGGACTTGATCTGGATGGTGTCCGGATCTTCCACTTGGGAGATGGCGGGCTGGGCCAAAAGCTCGCCTTCCTTCAGAACCAAAGCGCTGGTGGCCGGGACCGAATAGGTTCCGTCGGTCACTTGCACCTCCTGGAACTTGGGGGAACCTGCCTTGCGCACATTGGGCGAACCGTTCTTGACGGCGGCCGCGATCTCCTTGACGGCGGCCGAATCCACCGCGCCGTCCGAAGAGACGACCGTGTAGGTGCCCTTCTTCAGGCCGGTCAGATTCATGGCCTTCCCGTTCCCGTTGAAGGCGACCAGGTAGGTGCCGGAAGCGTCCGCCAGCTTGAAGGCCAGGAGGCCATCCTTCTGGGCGATCACGGTGACGTGGGAATTGATCTGGTCGTAGGAGCCCAGACGGAAAGCCGGCAGGGCCTTGCGCAAAGCGATCAGGCCACGGGCGTAATCATCGCTGGTCTTGAACTGATCCAGCCGATCCCAATCGACCGCGTTCTCGCTGTCTGGCTTGTTGTAGCTGTTGTCATCGCCTCCCTTGGTCCTCAGGAAGGTCTGCCCCAGCTGCATCTCCGGCACCCCTTGGGCAAGCAGGACCATGGCCGTGGCCAGCTGGTCCCGTTTGACTAGTTCGTCCTGCTTGACCCCCGGCATGCTGGCGACCAGCTTGTCGTAGAGGGTCAGGTTGTCATGGACCTCCACGTACTGAACCAACTGGTTGGCCGAAGCGTAATGGACGTTGGCGTTCCCGTTGGTGCAGGCCGCGAAGCCCTTCTGGTTCTGACAACCCATGAAGTTGTTGGCCAGCAGGGATTCCTGTCCGAACTGCCCTTGGACGAAGCCCTTGCCGGTCTTGTCGAAGACGCTGCCTTTGATGGCGTCGCGGTAGGAATCGTTGAAGAAGGCGACGGAAGACTTGTCCGTGGCCAATTCATAACCGTTGGGCTGGATGGACATCCGGCTCTTCTCCATGGTGGTGTTCATGTCCCACCCTTCGCCGAGGACCAAGATGGAAGGATCGATCTGATCCAAGGCCGAGCGCACCTCCTTCATGGTCTCCTTGTCGATGAGGCCCATGAGGTCGAAACGGAAGCCGTCCAGGTTGTAGTTCTTGGCCCAGTAGGTGACGGAATCCACGATGTACTTGCGCATCATGGCCCGTTCGGAGGCGGTGTCGTTGCCGCAGCCGGAGTTGGAGACCAGGTTGCCCTTGGCGTCGTAACGGAAGTAGTAACCGGGGACCACCTGGTTGAAGACATGCTTGTTGGCGTCGTAGACGTGGTTGTAGACAACGTCCATGATCACCCGGATCCCGGCCTTGTGCAGGCCTTGGACCATCTTCTTGGCCTCGACCACCCTGGTGGCCGGATTGGCCGGGTCGGACGAGTAGGAGCCTTCGGGCACGTTGTAATTCATCGGGTCGTAGCCCCAGTTGTAGGCCACGTTGTTGCCGATCTCGCCGTTGACGTTGTTGAAGTCGTACATGGGCATGATCTGCACATGGGTGGTTCCCGACTTCTTCAGATAGTCGATACCGGTGGACTCCCCTTTGGAATTCTTGCTGCCTTCTTCCACCACGCCCAGGTACTTGCCCTGGTTCTTGGCGGAGATGCCGGAGGTGGACGACTTGGAGAAGTCGCGCACGGACATCTCGGTGATGACGGCGTCGGCCGGCTTGGTGAAGGCGGGCAGGCGCTTGCCCCATACGGCCGGCTTCATCTCCTGGGGGGTCAGGACGACCGAACGGCCGCCGTTGACGGTGGAGGCGGTCCCATAGGGGTCAGCGGCTTCGTTCACCTTACCGTCGGGGAAGGTCAGGCTGAAATCGTAAGCCAGATCCTTGCAATCGCCAGAAAGGGTGACGGTCCAGACCCCTTTGGCCCCGGCGGTCATCGGATAGGACTTGGCCAAGGCCGCGTCGGCCGCCGTGCTCTTGTAGGAGTTGAGCTTGACGGAGGAAGCCGTGGGGGCCCAGATCTTGAAGGTGGTGGAAGCGGCCGTATAGCTGGCTCCCAGATCCTTGCCCTCGTAGGCGTAAGCCTTGTCGAAGGCGTCGGTGCGGACCACGGACCCGGCCACAGCCGTGGCCTTCCCGAAGCTGCCGGCGTCCACGGTCACCGCGGCGTTGGCGGGGATGGCCTCCTTGGTCGTGATGACGACCGTGGTCCCGTCCTTCACTTCGAAGGACCGCAGGTCGGCGCCCTTCAGGCTCAGCTTGCCTTCCAGATCGGAATGGTTGACGGCGTGGTTCAGCTTGATGGTCACCTGGTTCATCTGGGAGATCTCGGAGGAGACGATCTTGTCCGAAGTGTCGATGTTGGCTGGATTCGTGTAGACGGTGGTATCACCGGAGACGATCCAGACTTCGGCCCTGGCCGTGTCCCTGCCGGTCATGGCGATGGCCGACTGAGGGATCACCCGGTGGCCTTCGGCGTTGTCTTTTCCGGCTTCGCGGCTGGCCCAGTCGTTGGTCCCGTCGCTGTAGCGGATGATGAAGGTGGACCCTTTCACCCCGCTCCCGGAAGACTGGCTGTAGAGGGCGGTCTCCCCGAAGGAGTCGTGGTCGGTGAACTTGGCGGGGATGTTGTCCGCCACCCCATCGGCCCACTGCCAGATGTCCCAACCGGTGTAATTGTTGTCCGCCCGGCGGTAATGGACGGTCACGTCCAGCTTCTTGATGGTCTGCCCGGCCTCGTCCGGCGGGGTGATGTAGGTGGTCTCATCGCCGCCTTTGACCCAGATCTCCCCGGAGCCGCCGGACACATCGACCATGCGGTCGCTTTGCCCGTCCTTGTTCCAATCGGTGGTGGTGACGATGACGCCCAGCTTGTCGAAGGAGCCGTCGAAGTCCATGGTGAAGACCTTGCCGAAGGCGTCCTTGCTCTGGTTGAACTGATAGTTCTTCCCATCCAGGACTCTGCCGTCCTTGCGGGTGCCCCAGACGTAGACCCCGCGCTTGTCCGCCACGGAATCCCCGGCGGCCGGCCGGTAATGGACTGTCAGGCGGGTGGTCGGCTTATAGGCGACGGCGCAAGGGTTGTTCGCCGCGGTCACTTCGGACAGCTTCCCATCAGCCACCAGAAGGTCGGCCTTCTCGCTGATGGAGTAGTTGCCGCTGGACTGGCCATTGGGATGGTCCCAGTTGCCGCCGCCGTCGGTGAAGAGGAACTCCTGCTTATGGTTGGCGTCCAAGATGCCGATCAGGGGCATGCTGGCCGTGTAATAGCCATCGCATGCCTTGGCCATGGCGACCCCGGGGAGGTCCGTCCAACCCGATTCCTTCTGATAATGGAGGTAAGGGGTCTTCCAGCTGGTCTTGTAGTAGACGTTGACGGTCCGGTCGGAATCCACCGGCCCCTGGCGGGGCTCGTCCTTGGCCGGATCCAGGGGGTTGGACCTGGCCCCGGGCTGGTAGACCGACTTGAGGGACCTGGCGTGGATGGCCAAGGCGGAGTGGGCGGGCACGGTGGCCTGGAGCCTGCCATCAGCGCCGACTTTCACCGTGGTGGAGCAGTCGCCGGCCCCGTAGACGTCGCAGTATTCGCCGGCGGGCATGCCGGTAGTGAAGGTCCGGCTGATGTCCTGGTCGGAATTGTTGATGGCCAGGTAACCACTGGTCCCGCGGCCGAAGGCGATGGCCGTCGACCCGTTGGACCACCAGTTTGTCACTTCGCCGCTGACGGCGTTGTGGAAGCCGATCATGCCCCGGATGGCCGTCCAGCGCTGGGTGCAGAGCCAGCCGGAATCGGTGGAGCAGACCGTATCGGGCACGGAGGTATCGGTTGCCCCGGGAGCCCCGGCGTCATGGCCGGCCGCGCTGTCTTCGAACTTGTAGCCGGAATTGATGTAAGGGGTGCCGTAGCCGTAGGCCAGCATGAAAGCGTTGGCCAGGAGGTAGCGGGAACCGTCCTTGTAGTTGAGGGTGCTGGCGTTGCGTTCGGTGTCCCAATTGGACACGAAGACCGAAGCCTCCTGGGAAGGTAGGAGCTTGGACGACAGGTCCTTGAGACCGGACACGTTGCCGTCCCCGCCGTTGAAGGCCGTCTTCAGGCGGTAGGGGAAGTTCATCTCATGGACTTCGCCGGTGGAGACATAGTTGGATGGCTGGATCCGCGGGTCTTCGTTGGCGTTGCCCAAGGTCTCCTGATTCCAGTAGATCTTGTCTTCGGCCATGCCGGACTTCTGGGCCAGTTTGGCCTTGATGGCGCTGACGTCTTTGGGGTCCATGTGTTTGACCGCGTCCACGCGGAAGCCGGCCACGCCGTCGTCCAGCAGATGCTTCATGTAGTCGGCTATCTTGTCCTGGACCTGGGCCTTGCTGGTGTTGAGGTCCTGCAGGCCGGTCAGACGGCAGTTCCAGACCTCGTTCGCATCATTATAATTGCCGATGTTCTTGGCGCAATCGTGGAAGTCGCCCTTGGTGTAACCGATGGCCGGGAAATTACCTTGGGCGTCGAACTTGCTGCCGTCCACGCCCACGTTCGCGGGATGGTCCACCCCGGTCGTGTGGTTGATGACGGCGTCGGCGATGATCCCCACGCCAGCGGCCTTGCAAGTGGCGATCATCTGCTTGAAGTCGGCCTCGGTGCCTTCTTTGGAATCAAGCTTGTAACTTACTGGCTGGTAGGAAGTCCACCACTGGGAACCTTTGATGGACTCGGAAGGAGGAGAGACCTCAACGTAGCCCACGCCTTCGGGACCATAAGTCTCGGTGCATTCCTTGGCGATCGACTTCCAGTTCTGCTGGAAGGCGATGATGGTGACGTTGCGGTTGGTCGTGGAGGCCGCTCCGCTCGCCGTGACCGTGTTGGCCGGCATCGTGGCCTGAGCCTGAGGGACGATACCCACCAGGCCGACCAGAATCATGGCGATCGAGGCGATCATCGCCCACAATACGGCACTAATCCTTATTTTTTTCATTCTGTACCTGTTCGTACCTTTTTATACCTTTGTTCTTCTACGCATTTCCGCCTGACCATC
Encoded proteins:
- a CDS encoding ABC transporter permease/substrate-binding protein; the encoded protein is MTDLIATFHERFGDWTTALLQHLRISLLSLLLAIVIAIPLAIWLYNKKRASEAILQVTGIFQTIPSLALLGLLIPLMGIGTVPAVTALVIYALFPIVQGTVTGLRGIDPSLVEAGEAFGMTQGERLRKYEIPLAMPVIIAGVRTAAIMIIGTATLASLIGAGGLGDFILLGIDRNDNSLILIGAISAALLAILFSTLIHWLEKQSLKKIMVAFLVLVVGLVGSYTPTWATAIQASRSGTETLVIAGKLGPEPEILINMYKQLIEANSSLKVTVKPNFGKTTFLYKALKRGDIDIYPEFSGTITESLLRSKPGASSSKKSTLPDLVYKQARDGIYQQDQLILLKPMKFSDTYAVAVKKTFAKENGIRDISDLASVQGTATAGFTAEFNDRDDGNRGLTSLYGLNLTVKTMDPSLRYSAINDGQVQIVDAYSTDAEIAQYNLVTLTDSKHLFPPYQGAPLMKESLVRKHPELRTILNELAGKISDSEMSRMNYQVKFEGKPASTVAHDYLVKEGLLKKYKAKDNSKGKAKRKRGERRKSKVKRTRSH
- the pulA gene encoding type I pullulanase, encoding MIASIAMILVGLVGIVPQAQATMPANTVTASGAASTTNRNVTIIAFQQNWKSIAKECTETYGPEGVGYVEVSPPSESIKGSQWWTSYQPVSYKLDSKEGTEADFKQMIATCKAAGVGIIADAVINHTTGVDHPANVGVDGSKFDAQGNFPAIGYTKGDFHDCAKNIGNYNDANEVWNCRLTGLQDLNTSKAQVQDKIADYMKHLLDDGVAGFRVDAVKHMDPKDVSAIKAKLAQKSGMAEDKIYWNQETLGNANEDPRIQPSNYVSTGEVHEMNFPYRLKTAFNGGDGNVSGLKDLSSKLLPSQEASVFVSNWDTERNASTLNYKDGSRYLLANAFMLAYGYGTPYINSGYKFEDSAAGHDAGAPGATDTSVPDTVCSTDSGWLCTQRWTAIRGMIGFHNAVSGEVTNWWSNGSTAIAFGRGTSGYLAINNSDQDISRTFTTGMPAGEYCDVYGAGDCSTTVKVGADGRLQATVPAHSALAIHARSLKSVYQPGARSNPLDPAKDEPRQGPVDSDRTVNVYYKTSWKTPYLHYQKESGWTDLPGVAMAKACDGYYTASMPLIGILDANHKQEFLFTDGGGNWDHPNGQSSGNYSISEKADLLVADGKLSEVTAANNPCAVAYKPTTRLTVHYRPAAGDSVADKRGVYVWGTRKDGRVLDGKNYQFNQSKDAFGKVFTMDFDGSFDKLGVIVTTTDWNKDGQSDRMVDVSGGSGEIWVKGGDETTYITPPDEAGQTIKKLDVTVHYRRADNNYTGWDIWQWADGVADNIPAKFTDHDSFGETALYSQSSGSGVKGSTFIIRYSDGTNDWASREAGKDNAEGHRVIPQSAIAMTGRDTARAEVWIVSGDTTVYTNPANIDTSDKIVSSEISQMNQVTIKLNHAVNHSDLEGKLSLKGADLRSFEVKDGTTVVITTKEAIPANAAVTVDAGSFGKATAVAGSVVRTDAFDKAYAYEGKDLGASYTAASTTFKIWAPTASSVKLNSYKSTAADAALAKSYPMTAGAKGVWTVTLSGDCKDLAYDFSLTFPDGKVNEAADPYGTASTVNGGRSVVLTPQEMKPAVWGKRLPAFTKPADAVITEMSVRDFSKSSTSGISAKNQGKYLGVVEEGSKNSKGESTGIDYLKKSGTTHVQIMPMYDFNNVNGEIGNNVAYNWGYDPMNYNVPEGSYSSDPANPATRVVEAKKMVQGLHKAGIRVIMDVVYNHVYDANKHVFNQVVPGYYFRYDAKGNLVSNSGCGNDTASERAMMRKYIVDSVTYWAKNYNLDGFRFDLMGLIDKETMKEVRSALDQIDPSILVLGEGWDMNTTMEKSRMSIQPNGYELATDKSSVAFFNDSYRDAIKGSVFDKTGKGFVQGQFGQESLLANNFMGCQNQKGFAACTNGNANVHYASANQLVQYVEVHDNLTLYDKLVASMPGVKQDELVKRDQLATAMVLLAQGVPEMQLGQTFLRTKGGDDNSYNKPDSENAVDWDRLDQFKTSDDYARGLIALRKALPAFRLGSYDQINSHVTVIAQKDGLLAFKLADASGTYLVAFNGNGKAMNLTGLKKGTYTVVSSDGAVDSAAVKEIAAAVKNGSPNVRKAGSPKFQEVQVTDGTYSVPATSALVLKEGELLAQPAISQVEDPDTIQIKSQGHLTLPQTVKATWTDGRTTMEKVTWPALTAEQKGIIASADGGEFSLNGTVAGYGKPVTVVVKVAAASKPSEPSKPSEPSHPGKGKIVITLSLVRVRAGWKVRVMVKGLAPHTAYVLWLHSSPVKLVAVTSNASGEVDRVVTIPVTTAPGKHQVLVTAASVSADKVLASAPPDRSRFLAVRDRTAIAAGQARSFIPGREALPGRAGDSGRPEPGEGSSDHRRGRHLHPPGHVRLRRFGSGPDRLAWQER